The sequence CCTGTACAACGCGGCCCGCTGGACGGTGTTCAAGACCGCGCCCATCGAGGTCCGCCCGGCCAATGCCGGGTGAGCGGGGCGGTGAAAGGTAGAAGCGCCGCCACGCTGGACTTACCCCGACCGCCGACCGATACTAGACGGATTTTTACCGGAGTCTCGAGACTATGGCTTTCATGCACGGTAAGCGCGCGCTCATCGTTGGGGTCGCCAACAACCGCTCCATCGCCTACGGCATCGCCGCCGCCATGGTGCGGGAAGGGGCGGAGGTCGCCTTGACCTACCAGAACGACAAGCTGCGGGAACGGGTGGAGAAACTGGCGGAAGAGCTAGGTGCTAAGCCGGTACTGCCCTGTGACGTGGGCAGCGACGAGCAGATCGATACCCTGTTCGAGGAGCTCGCCAAGCACTGGGATGGCCTCGACTGTATCGTCCATTCCGTTGCCTTTGCGCCGCGCCAGGCCTTGGAGGGCGACTACCTGGCGGCAGTAAACCGGGACAACTTCCGCATCGCCCACGACATCAGTTCCTACAGCTTCGCCGCCCTGGCCAAGGCCGGCCATCGGCTGATGGCCGGGCGACGGGGGGCACTGCTCACCTTGAGTTACCTCGGTGCGGAACGGGCCATGCCCAACTACAACGTGATGGGCCTGGCCAAGGCCAGTCTCGAGGCGAATGTCCGCTATCTGGCGGCATCCCTGGGGCCGCAGGGCATCCGCGTCAACGCCATTTCCGCCGGCCCAATTCGCACCCTGGCCGCTTCCGGGATTGCCGATTTCCGCGAGTTGGTGGCGAAGGGCGAGGCGGCCGCACCGCTGCGCAAAAGCGTCACCATCGAGGAAGTGGGTAACGCCGCGGCGTTCCTGTGTTCGGATCTGGCCTCCGGCATCACCGGCGAAATTCTCTACGTGGACGCCGGCTATCACATCGTCGGTTTGCCCGGTTTCTGACTATCCACCGGGACGGTGCAAGGGCCAGATCCAAGGCGTTTTGCATGGTTTTGGTCATCTAGTTTTCCCGGAAATGCAATCGAACCGTCACCCTTCCAGGATAGGTTATGGCCACCCAGCATGGCTGGGCTTCACATTTCAAGACTCATAATCCGAGGAGGACCCCATGGAACAAGAAAAAGACAATTTTTGGCTGTACGTGGGAGGCGGGATCGTTCTGATCGTGGTGCTGGTCTTCGCGTTCAAGAGCATGCACAGCAAAGAGATCCCCGCGTCGGCGTATTCGGAGACCGCCAAGCAGGTGGAAGCCCAGGTCGCCAAGAGCAAAGCGCAAAAATAGGCGGGTAAGAACCTCAACAGACTTTGACGTAGGCAGCGAAGCGCGGAGGCTAATCCGCGCGTCTCGCGGTAACGATCCCGCAAAGTCTGCTCATCCGGCCACCCGTGGGTGCCGGATTTTTTTTGTCTAACGCGTTTGGGTTTTACCCAGGTCTCGAGGCCCGAAGCTCGGGAACCCGGGGTCCTGTTATCATCTGGCTTTTCGTTCCATGAGCGTTCACAAGGCAGTCATGAATCGACAGCATTTCCCCCGCCGCTTCCGATGGGTATGGGCGGCGGCGGCTCTAGCCGCAGTCTCCGCCGCTGCCGCACCGCGCCATGCCGCCCCGAAAGCCCCGGCCCCTGAACCTGCCAGGAAAACCAACGATTTTCCCACCCAGGCGCGGGTCGAATACGTGATGCAGTGCATGGCCGAGCACGGTGGCCAGAACCTCGACACCATGTACCACTGTGTATGCGCGGTGGACAAAATCGCCGCCCGCCTGAGCTACCAGGAATACTCGGAGGCGCTGACCTTCACCTACATGTTCGATACTCCCGGAGAAAAGGGTGGCGAATTCCGCGACCCGCCGAAATCAAAACAACTCAGGGACAAGCTGAAGGCCGCAAAACAAGAGGCGGAAGTGTGTTTTCCCGCGATTCCGGGCAAGCAGGCGGAAAAGAAGGAATGAGCCGGGAACCCGGTTTGGGTTTAGCGCTGCCGGAAAGGAATTTGGCAGTAGGTGATGCCCTGTCTCACGTTTACGCCCTTTTTCGAAAGGAACATGGTCAGCGAGTTCATGGAAAGATTGATGTTGGGCGTGGGCCCTAGGAAGACATGCTCAAACTCGAGGGGTGCCTGGGGGTCCGGGGTCAGTTTGATCTCCAAATAGGGCACCAGCATCGACGTGCCTTCCCGGAACTGCACCGGGGACTCGACGTAATCGCTCAATACCGGGGACACGATGCGCCATTCCTCCTCCTCACGAAAGGAAGGATGCTTGAGGATCGCCGCGATGCGGAGCAGATCGCTTTCCATGAGCTCGAAGATGTCGTAGTACGACTGGTTCGGCGGGCGCCGGGATTGGTCGGTGTTTTCACCGTGGATCTGGGCCAGGGTCTGGATTTCATCCACGATCTGTTTGATCAGCGCCTTCTGCTCGCCGAGGTCGTAGATGCACTTCCCTAGGCGGCAGGCTTGGCGCCGGGCACAGGCGACCAGGTACTGGGGATCGAAGCCGATGCTGACGCCTTTTCCCAGCACGCTGTAGCCGCGCCATTGGCTGAGCAGATTGCCATTGGATCGGAACGAGGCGCCAAACAGCATGTGCCCGTTGGTCATCCGATTGGCTATCCAGTCGGTGAATTGACCGAGGAGTTTCTGGTTGGCGTCGCGGGAGGCCAGCCGGGCAGCGATTTCCGCCCCGAGCAGGTCGGCGGTGTGCTTGATCTCCGCCGAATCGTTCATGTAGCGGATGTCGCTGGCCCAGATCGCGCGGCTTTCCACGATGCCCATCAAGCCGGCGAAGGTGGTGTAGTGATACAGTGGCTCTTCCGGACTTTCCAGGTAGAGCCGCTCGGTGATGTTCTTGATCATCGGGTCCTTATCCTGGTCGTTGGGAAATGGAAACGGTGGCGCGAGGGTGGCTAAGTTTCCCGACAACCCTTCCGGGGCACAGTTATCCTACCCGCCTGGGCGGGAACGGGCGGCGGTGGTTGTCCGCACCCGTGGCCGTTGGCACAATGCCCGCTTTACGGGCGTGTCCCGGCCTTTCGGGTGAGGCGCCTTCCTTGTCCACTGAAGCTCACGGAGCTTGCCATTCATGATCCCCATGGTCGATCTTAGGACCCAATACGCCCGCCTCAAGGACGAAATCCAACAGAGCCTCCAGGAGGTTTTGGAGAGCTGCACCTTCGTGCTCGGGCCCAATGTCGAGGCTTTCGAACGGGAAGCCGCTGCCTACCTGGGGGTGGAGCACGCCGTCGGCTGCGCCTCGGGCACCGACGCCTTGCACCTGGCCCTGCTGGCTGCCGGGGTGGGCGCTGGCGACGAAGTCATCACCCCGGCCTTCACCTTTGTCGCCACCGCGGAAGCGATCCGCTACCTCGGTGCCAAGCCGGTGTTCGTGGACATTGACCCACGCACCTTCAACATCGATCCGGATGCCATCGAGCCCGCCATCACGGAAAAGACCAAAGCGGTCCTACCGGTGCACCTGTTTGGCCAACCGGCGGATCTGCCCCGGATCTCGGCGCTGTGCGCCAAGTATGGCCTCCTCCTCATCGAAGACTGCGCCCAGTCCTTCGGCGCCTCCATCGGCGGCAAGCGCACCGGTTCCTTCGGCATCGGCGCCGGGTTCAGTTTCTTTCCCAGCAAGAACCTCGGCGGCTACGGGGACGGCGGGCTGATCACCACCCCTTCCGCGGAGCTGGCGTCGCAGCTGCGGCTCCTGCGCAATCACGGTTCCGCCGCCCGTTACCACCATGACCGGGTGGGTTACAACAGCCGGCTGGACGAAATCCAGGCCGCGATCCTGCGGGTCAAGCTGCGCCACATCGACGAGTTCAATGCCGGCCGACGGCGCGTCGCCCAGCGCTATTCGGAGCTTCTCGCCGGACTGCCGGTGGAGACGCCCTACGAAGACGGCGTCGGCGTTCACGTGTATCACCAGTACACCCTGCTCAGCGAGCGGCGCGATGCCATCATGGCAGCGCTTCAGAAGGCCGGTATCGCCTGCGCCATCTATTATCCCGTGCCGCTCCACCGGCAGCGGGCGTTCGCCGAGGATTGCCCCGGCCTCACCCTGCCGGTCACCGAATGGGTGGCGGCGCGCTGTCTGTCGCTGCCCATGTATCCGGAACTGGAAGACGCCGCCATCCAGCGCATCGTGGCGGTGATCGGCGAGGCGCTGAATGGCTGAACCCGGCCCCTTGGTGATGCTGTCCGCCGGGGAGGCTTCCGGCGACCGCCACGCTGCCCAGCTGTTTCTGGAGCTGCGCAAGCTCCTTCCCGGAGTGCGCGCCATCGGCATGGGCGGCCCGGCCCTCCGGGAAGCCGGCGTGGAGCTCTGCTACGATTCCTCTGCCATCGGCGTGATCGGGCTGGCAGAAATTCTCCGCCACTACGGTGAGATTCGGCGTGCCCTCAAGATCATGCGGGAAGCGGCCCGCCGCCACCGGCCCGATCTCCTGGTCTGTGTGGACTACAAGGAATTTAACTTCCGGTTGGCCAAGGCGGCCAAAGCCTGCGGGGTCAAGGTGTTGTTCTACGTCAGCCCCCAGGTCTGGGCCTGGCGGCCGGGGCGAGTCAAGACCTATGGCCGGATCGTCGATCACATGGCGGTGATCTTCCCGTTCGAAGTGCCGTTTTATCAAGCCCATGGGGTGCCGGTGACCTATGTGGGGCACCCTTTGGCCGGCAAAGTGCGGACCACCCTGAGCCGGGAACAGGCCCGGGACCGCTACGGTTTCGCTGCCACCCCGCTGATCGGCCTCCTCCCCGGCAGCCGCCGCAACGAGATCAAGCGCTTGCTGCCGGTGCTGCTGGAGGCCGCGGGCCGCCTGGCGGCGGAGTTCGAGGGGGCGCAATTCCTGCTCTGCCAGGCGCCGACGGTGGAGGACCAGGCGTTGCAAGAGTACCTGGAGGGGGCGAAGCTCCGCATCCGGGTGGTCAAGGGCCAGGATTACGATGCCCTGGGGTGCTGCGACGCGGTGATCACGGTGTCCGGCACTGCGACCCTGGAAGTGGCCCTGCTTGGCCTCCCCATGGTCATCGTGTACCGCCTCGCCCCGCTTAGCTACTGGCTGGGCCGGCAGCTGGTGAGCATTCCCTATATCGGGTTGCCGAACATTCTCGCCGGCCGATCCATCGTGCGCGAATTCATCCAGCACCAGGCCAATGCCGCCAACATCGCCGGCGAAATCGGCAAGATCCTGCGCGATCGGGACTATGCCGAGGCCATACGCCGCGACCTGCGGGGAATCCGGGAGGTGCTGGGCGAGCGGGACGGCTCCCGGGAACTGGCGCGCTTGGCTGCTGGAATGCTCGGGGCGCGGGTTTAGGGAAGAGTCCACAGCCGGACAAGACCCCTGCCGTTACCAGAGACGCCGCTTTGTGCCTGGGCGCTGGACTCCGGCCTCCCGGACCGGCGGAGCGCCCTGGCTGGTCTCGCGCTGTTCAGTACGTTCCGGCGGCTAGGCGACTGCCCGGGGTCGGGCCGGACCCGGGGCGGGGATCTTCGACGCATAGCGCGTTACCCTCCCGCTCTTTGGCCTTGGCTTTGGCGGCGGCGGCCCACTCGGCGATGAGCTCGGGGCTGATCCCGGGGTGGGGCGCGGTCACGGGCACCACCCCGATGGACAGGGCCACGAAGGGAAAATGACGCGGCTGGCCGTCGCGGTCGGTGCCATAGATCCCGCCGTTGCACCGGTCGCGGGCGCTGTACTGGTCGGGGATGACGGCCTCGAAGGTCTGCAGCAGTTCGAAGCAGCGTTCCCGCCAGTCGGGGCTCCGGAACAGGACGATGAAGTCATCGCCGCCGATGTGGCCGACGAAATCGCGCTCCGGGTCGGCATACTGGACCAGCAACCGCCCCAGCAGTTGAATCACTTCGTCGCCGCGCAGATAGCCATAGGCGTCGTTGTAGGCTTTGAAATGGTCCAAGTCGCAGTAGGCGACATGGAACGGCTGGCCGGCCTTGAGGAAATCGCCGAGCCGCTGTTGGATCACCACGTTGCCTGGCAACAGGGTCAGGGGATTGGCATAGCGGGCGCGGTTCACCTGGACCTCGGTGATGGTGCGCAACAGGTCCAGCAAGGTGCCCTTGCCCACGAGCCGGCCACCGTCGGTCACCAGGAACTCTTCTCGATGGTGGTCGACCGCGTTGGTCAGGAGACGGCTGACTTCCTCCAAGGGCGTCTCCAAATCCACCATCAGAGTGGATTTGCGCAGGAAATCCCGGACCGGCAGGCGCCCGAACAGGTCCCGGCCGTAGCGGCTCGCCAGCAGGTTCAGGACCTCGCTCCGGGGGATCAAGCCCAATACCTCGAGGCCCCGCACCACCGCCACCGAAGGGAGTCCCTCGTCGGCGTGGAACAATTCGCCCACGTCTTGCACCGGCATATCCGACGGCACCGTGGGGATGGTCTGCACCAACAGGGCGGCGGTGAGTTGGTCGGAAAAGATCGAGCGCGGCCGCGGTTCACCGAACCACTCTCGCTTTGCCACCGTGTCGGGAACCTTCTGCGGACAGGCGAAATGGAAGCCCTGCGCCAACTTGGCGCCGAGCTGGAGTAGAAAGGTGTACTCGGTCCTAGTTTCCACCCCCTTGAAGATGACCTGACAACCGAGGGCTGTGGCGGTATCGAGGAAAGCGGTCAGGGTTTGGCGCTGGGTTTGGTCCTGGTCCAGACCTTGGATACAATGCCGGTCCAGCTTCAAGAAATCCGGGGTGGTTTCGGTCCGGAATGGGCCCAGGGAAGGATCGGCGGCGGAAACCTCCAGGGCGATCTGGAAGCCCCATTCCCGACAGCGCTGAAGGGGAAGCCGTAGCCGGGCAAGATCTGCGGCCGACCGCTCGGCGACCTCGACCACCACCCGGTCGGGGGGCACGCCGTACCGCCGCAGCTGATCGAGTAGGGGGTCGCGAAGGAAGGCGGGGTCGGTCAAGGCCCCAGGGCTCAAGTTCAAGAACAGGCAGCCGGGCAATTGGAGCCGGGCGAACTCGCGCACGATGAGCTTGCGGCATAGGGCGTCTAGCTCCCTCAGCCGCCCGTATTTGGCGGCTGCCGCGAACAGGAACTTGGGGCGATTAAGCAGGGAATGCTCGGGGCCCCGGACCAATCCCTCGTAACCGTAGATCGCCTGGCGGTCCAGGCTGACGATGGGTTGGAACAGGACCGACAGCTGCTCGTCTTCGATCAGCTGCCCGAGCAGTCGTTTGACGCGGGCTTCGTGTTGGCTCACAGGCACTCCGGAGGGAGGATAGATACAAAAATGTAGCATCTTATGGGAAGGAAACAGCCCGTCCCGAACAGTTTTTAGTTGCCGGCGGTGCACGGCCCGTCTATCGACGGTGGCCGATGCCGCGAACCTGGAAGGGAAATCGAGCGATGAGTCGTGCTTTCGTCAAGGAAACCGATGGCCAGGATGACGTGGCTCTCCCGGAGCGACCCCAGAGCCCCCATGTCAACTATATTACGCCCGCCGGTTTCGAGCGCTTACAGGCGCAGGTCCGAGAACTGAGCGCCCTCAGGAACAGCTTGGCCGAGCGGGAGGACCTCGGGAGCCGCCAGCAGCTCAAGCTGGTCGAGCGGGACCTCGGCTATTACACGGAACGCCTTCGGCGGGCGGTCGTGGTGCAGCCCGAGGGTCAGCCGGGCGACCGGGTGCACTTCGGGGCCACGGTGGAAGTGGAGGATGCCGAGGGCCAGCGCACGGTGTTCACCATCGTCGGCGAGGACGAGGCCGATGCTGCGACAGGCCGGATCAGTTGGGTATCCCCGTTGGCCCGGGCGCTCTTGAACGCGCGGGTGGGCCAGACGGTCCTATGGAAACGGCCCATCGGCGATAAGGAACTGGAAATCATCTCCATCGGCAAGGGTTGAGGCGATGCCCCACGACTTTCCGCTGCCCTACGGCATCCGCTACAGCCGGCGTGCTACCCGTCTGCGCCTAATCGTCAAGGCCAGCGGGGTCGAACTGGTAGTCCCTTCGGCGCTGGGCGAGGAGCGCGCGCTGGAATTCCTGCAGCGGCACCGGGCCTGGGCCGAGCGCAAGATGGTGGAGCTGCAGGGCCGGTTGCCGACCCATGCCGGGTTGCCGCAACGGCTGGAGACCGGCGCGACCCTGCCCTTCCAGGGCCGGGAGGTGCCGCTGGTGGTACAGGGAGCGCGGGACCGTCGGGCGCGGGTGGAATTCGACGGCCGTTTCCTGATCACGGTGCCGGTCACCGATCCGGCCCAGACCGAGTGGCGGGTGCGGATGGCCCTGTTTGGTTGGGTCAAGGTGTGGCTAGCCGGGGAGGCCGCCCAGCTGGCCGCCCAGCATGCTGGAAAGTTCGGGCTGCAGCCCCGGGAGATCCGCGTCAAGCGCATGCGCAGCCGGTGGGGCAGCTGCGGCCCGGGCAACGATGTCAACCTCAACTGGCTGCTGGCCTTCACCCCGCCGGGGGTACTCGAGTACGTGATGGTGCACGAGCTGTGCCACATCCGCCACCGCGACCATTCCGCCCGCTTCTGGGACCTGGTGGCGCGCCATCTGCCGGGCTATCTCGAGCAGCGGCAGTGGTTGCAGCGGCATGGCGCCGAACTGCTGCGGCGCCTGGCGTGAGGAAAGGGGGTGCGGATTGGGCAAATCCCGGACGCGAACCTGGCTGGCCATGGTGGCCGGGGTGGCACTGTTGGTGCTGGCGCAGGAGCTGGCGAACCGCCCGCTGGTGACCGGAACGCCCCCGGAGCTGCGCGGTCCGATGGCGGACGGGCGGACCTTCGAGGGGCTTTCCACCCTCGGCCGGCCGGCCCTGATCTACTTCTGGGCCAGTTGGTGCCAGGTCTGCCGGGCCATGCAGGGGACGTTGGCGGAACTCGCCCGCCACGTGCCCCTGATCACGGTGGCCCTGCAATCGGGCGATGCCACCGAGGTGCGGCGCTATCTCGCGAGCCAGGGGCTCGATCTGCCGGCGGTTGTGGATCCGGACGGCGCCATCGGCCGGGCCTACGGGGTGCGCGGGGTACCGGCTGTGTTTGTGCTCGGCCGGGACGGGGCGATCCATTCCGCCACCCTGGGTTATAGCACCGCTTGGGGATTGCGGCTGCGCCTGTGGTGGGCGGGCTGGTCCGGGAATTGAAAGGCGGCGATGGCATGACTCCCCTCCTTCCCGCCACCATGGCTGCAGTGGAGATCACCGCCCCCGGCGGCCCGGAGGTGCTGCAGCCGTGCCGCCGGCCGGTTCCGGCCCCGGGCCCCGGCGAGGTTTTGATCAAGGTGGTGGCGGCCGGCGTCAATCGGCCCGACCTGTTGCAGCGCCGCGGCCTCTACCCGCCGCCGCCGGGGGCCTCGGATCTTCCCGGGCTCGAAATCGCCGGCGAGGTGGTGGCCCAGGGCCCGGGGGTCGACCGGCCCGCGGTCGGCACCTATGTCTGCGCCCTGGTCACCGGGGGCGGCTACGCCGAGTACTGCCCCGCGGCAGCGCCCCTGTGCCTGCCCGTGCCGGCGGGCTTGGACCCGGTGGCGGCGGCGGCGCTGCCGGAAACCTTCTTCACGGTATGGAGCAACGTGTTCGAGCGGGGCGGGCTCAGGGCCGGCGACCGTTTTCTGGTCCACGGCGGCGCCGGCGGGATCGGCACCACGGCGATCCAACTGGCGCGGGAATTCGGCGCCGAGGTGTTCGCCACCGCCGGCACCCCGGAAAAATGTGCCTTCTGCGAACGGCTGGGGGCGCGGGCGATCGATTACCGGCGGGAGGATTTCGTCGCCCGCCTCCGGGACTGGACGGGCGGGGCGGGCCTCGACCTGATCCTGGACCCGATCGGCGGCCCCTACTTGCAGCGCAATCTGGATTGCCTGGCGGCAGGGGGGCGGTTGCTCCTGATCGCCCTGCAGGGCGGCTCGAGAGCCGAGGTCAATCTAGTGCCCTTGTTGGTGAAGGGCCTGACCGTCACCGGATCCACCCTGCGGCCGCGCAGCATTGCGGACAAGGCACGGATCGCCGCCGCCCTGCGGGAGCAGGTGTGGCCCTTGCTGGAAGCGGGGCGGGTGGCGCCGGTGATTCATGGCACCTTCCCGTTGGCCGAAGCCGGCGCGGCCCATCGCCTGATGGAAGGCAGCGGGCACATCGGCAAGCTGGTGCTAGTGACGGGGTGAGGGGACGGAGGTGAAGGGCCGTTGTGCGCTGCTGGGGAGTGTTGCCCTGGCGGCGGCGCTGGCGGCGGCCGGGGCCGACCTAGAGCGGGGCTTGGCGGCGGTGGAGCGGCGGGATTGGAGCACCGCCCTGGCCGAATTCCAGCCTTTGGCGGAGCGGGGCGATCCCGCCGCCCAGGTCAATCTCGGCAATCTCTATATGAAGGGCTACGGGGTGCCGCAGAGCTATGCCACCGCCTTCCGCTGGTACCTGAAGGCGGCCGAGCAGGGGGTCGCCGTGGGCCAGGACAAGCTGGGGCTGATGTTCTACTACGGCCTAGGCGTGCGGGAGGATCGCCGGGAGGCCGCCCGCTGGTTCCGGGCCGCGGCCGAGCAGGGCGATGCGGGCGCCCAAGCCATCCTAGGTTCGCTTTACGCAGCGGGCGACGGGGTAGATAAGGACAAGATTCAGGCGTTCTTCTGGTATAGCCTGGCCGCCGACCAAGGCCATCGCGGCGCCCTCGACAGCAAGACCGCCTTGATCGAGACCATGAGCCCGGGCGAAGTGGGTGAGGCGCTGGATCGCCTGGCCGCCTGGGCGAAGCGGCACCCACGGGCAGTGCCCCCACCCGACTCCTCCGAATCGCGGCGGAGGGCCCGGGACAGGGATCGTTCGCCAGGGCGCACGCCGTGACGGCCTGTCCCAGGGGTGCGGGACCCCTGGGGCCTCTTCTCCCTAGGCCATCGCCCGGCGGTTTCCGTTGGTCATAAAAGAACGAGCAAGCCGCCGAGGGCGACCGCCGCGACCAGCACTTTGAAAGGCCAAGCCAGCAGCCGCCAGGCCAGGCGCACGGCGGCCCATTGCCGGTGTAGAAAAGTTTTGACCTTGGGCCACAGCCGACCGGAGGCGGTGCGCCACAGCCAGCGCAGTACCAGCACCGCCAGCGCGATCTTGACCGGTATCAAGGTCCAGGCGGTGATGAGTTCGGCGTGGAAGGGATCCAAATCGAACCATTCTTCGATCTTGTCCTCGAGGTGTTCCTCGCTGCCCTCGACCAGGAGAAAGATCCCTTCGCCAACCATCTCCAAACCTTCCAGGAGGGCCTCGAAAAAGATCTCGCCCAGCGCCACCAACGCGGCCACGCTCCCCAGCATCCAAAACAGCGGCTTCCAACTCGGCTCCACCGCGGGAACCGAGCGGGATTCCGATGGGGGGGGTTCTAGGGTTTTGGGCGGCTCGGGAGAGTTCATGGCAAACACGCCGCGGTGCGGAACGAGGCTACGGATTTTGCCACGTCCTGGCCGCGCCGGCCATGTTCGGAGCGGTTATCGCGATGAGCAGCACGATTTCTCCGCAACCCACTCCCGTGGCCCTATCGTGAAGCAGTCGGAACCGATATTCTTTCCCGATTTCCTTCGAGAAACCCTATACTCGAAACTCGTCGAGAGAGTGACCCTGCTCCAACAGGGCGCTCAGCCAACGCGGTTTCATACCGCGGCCTGTCCAGGCATTCTTGGGATTCGTGGGATCGCGGTACTTAATCGGGACGGTCGAACCTTTTCGCGACGCGGGCTTTTTCTCCCCTTCCGAGATTTCCACGTGCACGCCGATAGATGCGGCCAATTCCTTAATTTGCGCGATGACTTCCCGTTTCTTGCCGTGGCGCTTCGCCTCGAGTTCCCGCGAAGCCTTGGCAATAAGTTCAGCAAGCTCCTGTTCCGACAGTGCAGCAATGTTTTCCGACATGGCTTTCTACCTTAATTCAAACGCCTGCATCATTATAGAAGCGAGTTCGGTCAGTAATCAACGACTTCTGACGATATCGCTGGGAAAGCTCGGTTCCGCTGCCAGTGATAATCTTGACCTAGGGTTTCTTTTGGAGGGATTCCCGGGTGTTTAGAAGGCGCAGAATGCCATGGGCGAACATAGCTTAGCGTGGAACTCTGACCCGGCTAATAGCGTAGCGCCACGCGTGGTCCGCCTTTACTGGATGTCTTTTTGATATCGGCAGATCAGACGGGGTGTCGGGGACAACCGTCAAACCCCTCCCACGGGATAGGATGGTCCTCGCCAACCGCGGAACCGACCGTCGCCGGCCCGCCGCCATACTGGGTACCAGATCCGCTGCCCAGTTGCGGGATCCAGGTGCTCCGGGCGAATGGCGTTGAGTATCTCGGAAACTCAGGGCCCGGCGCGCCATGGAGAAGGGCTGGCAGAGGCCCGAACGTGGGGCTTGTGAAGTCATACCCTCGGGCGGGTTGCCGGGTGGCTTCAGCGAATCGGCGAAAACCCCCTTGCCGGAGACCGCTAAGCAAAGCCCGGTGCGGGGAGGGATGGGTCCTTCACCGGAACAGCCCAGGAACTACGTATCACTACGTATTTTGGCGCATCGGCATAGTTTTGTTTAATTTTGCGCATACGGTGAACGGCCAGCCCGCCGTCACAAGTTTCCCCAGAAGGCAGAACATCCCCCCACCCCCCCATTGGTTCTGCCTTCTCTTTTTATTCTTATAGGCCCGGTGGTAAAGACCCTGGTTAGCGCCCAAATCCAGAGGTAATAGGGTAGCGCCGGTCCCGGCCGAACGCCCGGCGGCTGATCTTGATCCCGGGAGGGGCTTGGCGGCGTTTGTATTCATTACGGTCGACCATGCGGGTTACCCGCACTACCTCGTGTTCCGGAAAGCCGGCGGCCACGATCTCCGGCACCGATCGGTCGTGCTCCACGTATAGCTCCAGGATCCCGTCCAGCACGGGATAGGGCGGCAGGGAATCCTCGTCCTTTTGATCCGGCCTAAGTTCCGCCGAGGGCGGGC is a genomic window of Candidatus Methylocalor cossyra containing:
- a CDS encoding tetratricopeptide repeat protein; the encoded protein is MKGRCALLGSVALAAALAAAGADLERGLAAVERRDWSTALAEFQPLAERGDPAAQVNLGNLYMKGYGVPQSYATAFRWYLKAAEQGVAVGQDKLGLMFYYGLGVREDRREAARWFRAAAEQGDAGAQAILGSLYAAGDGVDKDKIQAFFWYSLAADQGHRGALDSKTALIETMSPGEVGEALDRLAAWAKRHPRAVPPPDSSESRRRARDRDRSPGRTP
- a CDS encoding NAD(P)H-quinone oxidoreductase; its protein translation is MTPLLPATMAAVEITAPGGPEVLQPCRRPVPAPGPGEVLIKVVAAGVNRPDLLQRRGLYPPPPGASDLPGLEIAGEVVAQGPGVDRPAVGTYVCALVTGGGYAEYCPAAAPLCLPVPAGLDPVAAAALPETFFTVWSNVFERGGLRAGDRFLVHGGAGGIGTTAIQLAREFGAEVFATAGTPEKCAFCERLGARAIDYRREDFVARLRDWTGGAGLDLILDPIGGPYLQRNLDCLAAGGRLLLIALQGGSRAEVNLVPLLVKGLTVTGSTLRPRSIADKARIAAALREQVWPLLEAGRVAPVIHGTFPLAEAGAAHRLMEGSGHIGKLVLVTG
- a CDS encoding H-NS histone family protein, with product MSENIAALSEQELAELIAKASRELEAKRHGKKREVIAQIKELAASIGVHVEISEGEKKPASRKGSTVPIKYRDPTNPKNAWTGRGMKPRWLSALLEQGHSLDEFRV